Proteins encoded in a region of the Tissierellales bacterium genome:
- a CDS encoding pyridoxal-phosphate dependent enzyme, producing the protein MKLNYKEVEKAYERIADYIPMTPLEESYYLGDENTNYFFKLESFQRAKSFKIRGALNKMLTLTDAEKMAGVATVSSGNHGSSVSYAASLLGIEKAIIIVPENTPKSKIDKIEYFGGTAMLLGKDYDEAHSLGMKYIEEHDMTYIDAYYSDPKV; encoded by the coding sequence ATGAAATTAAATTATAAAGAAGTTGAAAAAGCATATGAGAGGATAGCGGATTATATACCGATGACGCCTCTTGAAGAGTCATATTATTTAGGGGATGAGAATACAAATTATTTTTTCAAACTAGAGTCATTTCAAAGGGCAAAGAGTTTCAAAATCAGAGGAGCTCTAAATAAAATGCTGACACTTACAGATGCAGAGAAAATGGCAGGTGTTGCTACGGTATCATCGGGAAATCATGGAAGTTCAGTTAGCTATGCAGCATCATTACTTGGAATTGAAAAGGCTATAATAATAGTACCTGAAAACACCCCTAAGAGTAAAATTGATAAAATAGAGTATTTTGGCGGAACTGCAATGTTACTTGGAAAAGATTATGATGAGGCACATTCTTTGGGAATGAAATATATTGAAGAACACGATATGACCTATATAGATGCTTATTATAGTGATCCTAAGGTT
- the tsaA gene encoding tRNA (N6-threonylcarbamoyladenosine(37)-N6)-methyltransferase TrmO, which yields MKDIVLTPIGFIKSPFVNIEDIPPQSVYAHEKTASIELLEEYKDGLKDLEKCEYIVVQFYFHKSKGYDLLTLTPWSDERKGLFSTRSPRRPNPIGISIVKLLKVDGCRLEIQGVDMLDGTPVIDIKPYVAKLNPEI from the coding sequence ATGAAAGATATAGTATTAACACCAATAGGATTTATAAAATCTCCATTTGTGAATATAGAGGATATACCGCCACAAAGTGTATATGCACATGAAAAAACAGCGAGTATAGAGTTGTTAGAGGAGTATAAAGATGGGCTGAAAGACTTGGAAAAATGCGAATATATAGTTGTTCAATTTTATTTTCACAAATCGAAAGGCTACGATCTTTTGACACTTACACCGTGGAGCGATGAGAGAAAAGGTCTTTTTTCGACTAGATCACCAAGAAGACCGAATCCAATAGGAATTAGTATAGTGAAGTTACTTAAAGTAGATGGATGCAGATTAGAAATACAAGGTGTAGATATGTTAGATGGAACTCCTGTTATAGATATAAAGCCATATGTGGCAAAATTGAATCCAGAAATATAA
- a CDS encoding ABC transporter substrate-binding protein: MVNFIKKSLIFFSVAILLVGCVSKNDTQIDDAENDETTLIEKGEDGSIAEYRIPDASGNWGYPTPYGLIPRGPGFIRMSYVFDSLIWKDKDGNFIPALADSWKYDEGENAYVFELNEAAKWHDGEFVTAEDVVFTVEYMRKNPLMWLDLKPIEEVIYVDEYTVKFKLKEKWAPFYANIAGSMPILPKHIYKDIEKPNQDLTEATAIGSGPFKLGSYNAEKGEYIFEAFEDYYQGIPKVKKLKFFKMNSQVQPKAILNGEVDGIFTNGDAKVLFEGKNVETISSIGMVTKLLFNHQKEPFDNKEFRHAIAYSIDTDKIVEIAHRGHAFKGYTGIISDQSQYFAEGAEQYDYSLEKSKEIMGKLGYEKSGDYYAKNGQELTIQILGNERVRRDVDLIVEQLNKAGIKTKAIYKDIQSADQMLSNWDFDISIVETGAIGDPIFLNRNTIGNGFSSDRYYESEDMIDILNDQLNEVDLQKRANKLKDFQKLYADELPAYHLYYSEFVFAYNDKLELYFTKGGVSIGIPLALNKMIFLK, encoded by the coding sequence ATGGTGAATTTTATAAAAAAGAGTTTGATTTTTTTTAGTGTGGCAATACTATTAGTTGGGTGTGTTTCAAAAAATGATACTCAAATTGATGATGCTGAAAATGATGAAACTACTTTGATTGAAAAAGGTGAAGATGGAAGTATTGCAGAGTACAGAATTCCAGATGCAAGTGGTAATTGGGGATATCCAACTCCATATGGTCTGATACCTAGAGGTCCGGGTTTTATACGTATGAGTTATGTTTTTGATTCGCTTATTTGGAAAGATAAAGATGGAAATTTTATACCTGCATTAGCTGATTCGTGGAAGTATGATGAGGGTGAAAACGCATATGTTTTTGAATTGAATGAAGCGGCAAAATGGCATGATGGAGAATTTGTAACGGCTGAAGATGTAGTATTTACAGTAGAATATATGAGAAAAAATCCACTTATGTGGCTTGATTTAAAACCGATAGAAGAGGTAATATATGTAGATGAATATACTGTAAAATTCAAATTGAAAGAAAAATGGGCTCCATTCTATGCTAATATTGCTGGGAGTATGCCTATATTACCCAAGCACATTTATAAAGACATAGAAAAACCAAATCAAGATTTGACAGAAGCTACAGCCATTGGAAGTGGTCCGTTTAAACTAGGTAGTTACAATGCTGAAAAAGGTGAATACATATTTGAGGCATTTGAAGATTATTATCAGGGAATTCCAAAAGTAAAAAAATTGAAATTTTTTAAGATGAATTCGCAGGTACAGCCTAAAGCTATTTTAAACGGTGAAGTAGATGGAATATTTACAAATGGAGATGCAAAAGTATTGTTTGAAGGAAAAAATGTCGAGACTATAAGTTCAATTGGTATGGTTACAAAGTTATTGTTCAATCACCAAAAAGAACCATTTGATAATAAAGAATTCAGACATGCAATTGCATATTCGATAGATACTGACAAAATTGTGGAGATAGCGCATAGAGGTCATGCTTTTAAAGGTTACACCGGCATTATTTCAGATCAAAGCCAGTATTTTGCTGAAGGCGCTGAACAATACGATTATAGTTTAGAAAAATCAAAAGAGATAATGGGAAAATTAGGATATGAGAAAAGTGGAGATTACTATGCCAAAAACGGTCAAGAATTAACTATTCAAATATTGGGTAATGAGAGAGTTCGAAGAGATGTTGATCTTATAGTAGAGCAATTGAATAAAGCTGGAATAAAAACAAAGGCTATCTATAAAGATATTCAGTCTGCCGATCAAATGCTTAGTAACTGGGATTTTGATATATCAATAGTTGAAACAGGAGCTATAGGTGATCCTATATTTCTAAATAGGAATACTATTGGAAATGGATTTAGTAGTGATAGATACTATGAATCTGAAGATATGATAGATATTTTAAATGATCAACTAAATGAAGTTGATTTACAAAAAAGAGCGAATAAGTTGAAAGATTTTCAGAAATTATATGCAGATGAATTGCCCGCATATCATTTGTATTATTCAGAGTTCGTGTTTGCATATAACGACAAACTTGAGTTGTACTTTACTAAAGGCGGAGTGTCTATAGGGATACCTTTAGCATTAAATAAAATGATTTTTTTGAAATAA
- a CDS encoding ABC transporter ATP-binding protein, translating into MVNIKELSISYEGKKVISDLDLKINRNKITAVVGESGTGKTSLALALMGLNNNVTKGEIIVENENVLMYSEQKMREYRGKKIGIVFQNSGDILNPTVKIFKQVAESMIEHGFCLKLEAYERAKKLLSDVGIEKKDQEAYSKELSGGQIQRVLIAMALANDPEILIFDEFTSALDSLTKMEIIKLIRRIAENKTILLITHDFSVAEKLADEIVVLYGGMVAESGEVNKILKDPIHPYTRGLLRSYPNMSTTKDLQGIKGKAEICIKGCPFANRCTQSIGKCYDTKPDARFVKGRMVACHRNGTICLLKASKVTKKYRKRLALKNIDFSIYEGETLAVVGESGSGKTTLAKCIMGLENMDSGKLFLNEEKIITRTKKFYKEAQIIYQNPKSSINRDFNVIDAVKEPLDIHNIGSEEYRIEKAKSVLEEVHLPNDDEFMRTLTHKLSGGESQRLAIARSLILNPKFLIADEATSALDVSVQAKIMKLFMELQEKRGLTLLFITHDIALARKVSDKIIVLKDGEIVEEGSSADLINNPKNEYTKRLLEASAKIF; encoded by the coding sequence GTGGTTAATATAAAGGAATTGAGTATTTCTTACGAAGGTAAAAAAGTTATAAGTGATTTGGATTTGAAGATAAATAGAAATAAGATAACAGCAGTTGTAGGAGAATCGGGAACCGGCAAAACTAGTCTAGCACTTGCATTGATGGGACTTAATAATAATGTAACAAAAGGTGAAATTATAGTAGAAAATGAGAATGTACTCATGTATTCAGAACAGAAAATGAGAGAGTACAGAGGTAAGAAAATTGGGATTGTGTTTCAAAATTCTGGAGATATATTAAATCCCACGGTAAAAATATTTAAGCAGGTTGCAGAATCTATGATAGAGCATGGTTTTTGTTTGAAATTGGAAGCTTATGAGAGGGCAAAAAAATTACTGTCTGATGTGGGAATAGAAAAGAAAGATCAAGAGGCTTATTCAAAGGAATTAAGTGGTGGTCAGATTCAGAGAGTTTTGATAGCTATGGCATTGGCTAATGATCCAGAAATTTTGATATTTGATGAGTTTACATCGGCATTAGATTCATTGACCAAGATGGAAATTATAAAACTTATAAGAAGGATTGCTGAAAACAAGACTATATTGTTGATAACTCATGATTTTTCAGTAGCAGAAAAATTAGCTGACGAAATAGTTGTATTGTATGGTGGTATGGTCGCCGAATCTGGTGAGGTAAATAAGATTTTAAAAGATCCAATACATCCATATACAAGAGGGCTACTACGATCTTATCCAAATATGTCAACTACGAAAGATCTCCAAGGAATAAAAGGAAAAGCTGAAATTTGTATTAAAGGATGTCCATTTGCAAATCGTTGTACTCAAAGTATAGGCAAGTGTTATGATACTAAACCAGATGCTAGATTTGTAAAAGGGAGAATGGTGGCATGTCACAGAAACGGTACTATTTGTTTATTAAAAGCATCAAAAGTTACAAAAAAATATAGAAAAAGATTAGCACTAAAAAATATAGATTTTAGTATATATGAAGGGGAAACGCTTGCAGTTGTTGGAGAGAGCGGTAGTGGGAAAACTACTTTAGCAAAATGTATTATGGGATTAGAGAATATGGATAGTGGAAAGTTGTTTCTAAATGAAGAAAAAATTATTACTAGAACAAAGAAATTTTATAAAGAAGCTCAAATTATATACCAAAATCCAAAATCATCAATAAATAGGGATTTTAATGTAATTGATGCAGTAAAAGAGCCTCTTGATATTCATAATATTGGCAGTGAAGAATATAGGATTGAAAAAGCAAAATCAGTGTTGGAAGAAGTTCATCTCCCAAATGATGACGAATTCATGAGAACTCTTACACACAAACTAAGTGGAGGGGAGAGTCAGAGGTTAGCAATTGCTAGATCACTTATACTAAATCCTAAATTTTTGATAGCAGATGAAGCAACTTCTGCGCTAGATGTAAGTGTTCAAGCAAAAATAATGAAATTGTTTATGGAATTACAAGAAAAAAGAGGGCTGACTTTACTTTTTATAACACATGATATTGCACTAGCTCGTAAAGTTAGTGACAAAATAATTGTATTAAAAGATGGAGAAATAGTAGAGGAGGGGAGTTCGGCAGATCTTATAAATAATCCCAAGAATGAGTATACAAAAAGGTTATTAGAGGCAAGTGCTAAAATTTTTTAA